The Streptomyces sp. NBC_01317 genomic interval TCCGGGCACGCAACAGCCCGCCGACGGGGGAAGATCGGCGGGCCGTCGCTCGTGCGGCAGTGGCTAGTGGAAGGTGTGCTCCTCCTGCGGGAACGTTCCCGCGACGACCTCGTCGGCGAACGCCTTCGCCGCGTCCCCGAGGGTCTGGCGGAGGTTCACGTACTGCTTGGTGAAGCGCGGCACCTTGCCGCCGGTCAGTCCCACCATGTCGGTGTAGACGAGGACCTGCGCGTCCGTCTCGATCCCCGCGCCTATCCCGATCGTCGGGATGTGCAGGATGCGGGTGACCTCGGCGGCCAGCTCGGCGGGCACCAGCTCCAGCACCACGGCGAAGGCGCCCGCGTCCTGGACGGCCTTGGCGTCGCGCAGCATCTGCTGGGCGGCCTCCTCGCCGCGGCCCTGCACCCGGTAGCCCAGGGTGTTGACGGACTGCGGGGTGAGCCCGATGTGGCCCATGACCGGGATGCCGGCCTGCACCAGCAGCTCGATCTGGCTGTGCGAGCGCTCGCCGCCCTCCAGCTTGACCGCGCCGACCCCCGCGTCCTTCAACAGGCGCGTGGCGCTGCGCAGGGCCTGGACGGGCCCTTCCTGGTACGAACCGAAGGGGAGGTCCGCGACGATCAGGGCGCGCTTCGTGCCCCGTACGACGGCGGCGGAGAGCATCGTCATCTCGTCGAGCGTGACCGGCACGGTCGTCTCGTACCCGAGGTGGACGTTGCCCATGGAGTCGCCGACGAGCATGACGGGGATGCCCGCCTCGTCGAAGACGGAGGCCGTCATCGCGTCGTAGGCGGTGAGCATCGGCCACTTCTCGCCGCGCTCCTTGGCGGCGGAGAGGTCGTGCACGGTGACGCGGCGGGAGCTCGTACCGCCGTAGAGCGTTTTGGTGCCGTCTCCGGGGCGTCCCGCGGGAGAGGTCCGGTTGTTCCGGTGATCCTGCTGTCCCTGCTGGTTGTGCGCAGCCTGAGCAGTCATGGCCGATGGCCCTTTCGTCATCTCGAGGCACCCTGACGGTGTCCCCGGACCACACCCATGGTGGCATCCCGGAGCGGTCCACGGGAAGTGGGACCCAGGGCGACCGTGGGTAAAGACTTTCCAATACGAGACGGTCTCGTATCGAAATGACGTTACGCTGCTGGTCATGTCCACACCGTCCGGCGCGCCAGTCGCCGCATCCCGCATACCCGAAGCCGTCCACCGCCGCCGCTGGGCGATCCTGGGCGTCCTCATGTTCAGCCTGCTCATCGTCGTGCTGGACAACTCGATCCTGAACGTCGCGGTCAAGACCATCGCCGCCCCCGCGCCCGAGGGCATCGGCGCCACCCAGAGCGAGCTCGAATGGGCGATCAACAGCTACACGCTGGTCTTCGCCGGGCTGCTCTTCACCGCCGGACTCCTCGGCGACCGCATCGGCCGCAAGAAGGTGCTGCTCTTCGGCATCGCCGTCTTCGGCGTCGGCTCGGCGCTCGCCGCGATGTCCGGCTCACCGGCCGAACTGATCGGCTACCGCGCCCTGATGGGCTTCGGCGCGGCGTTTGTGATGCCCGCCACCCTCGCCGTCCTGATGAACGTCTTCGAGCGCGACGAGCAGCCCAAGGCCATCGGCATCTGGGCGGGCAGTGTCGGCCTCGGCATAGCCATCGGCCCCATCACCGGCGGTCTGCTGCTGGAGCACTTCTGGTGGGGCTCGATCTTCCTGGTCAACGTGCCCGTGGCCGCCGTGGCGCTGATCGCCATGGTGCTGCTGGTGCCGGACTCCAGGGATCCCCGGCCCGGCAAGCTCGACCCGCTGGGCGTGGTGCTCTCCATCATCGGACTGGTCCTGCTGGTGTACGGCATCATCCGCGGCGGCGAGCTGGCCGACTTCACCGAGGTCTCGGTGCTGGCGCCGCTGCTGGGCGGGGTGGCCGTGCTGGCCGGCTTCGTGTGGTACGAGAAGCGCAGCAGCCACCCGGCGATCGACGTCACGTACTTCAAGAAGCCGGCGTTCGCCGCCGCCGTGGCCGCGATCGCGCTGGTGTTCTTCGCGCTGATGGGCGTCACGTTCTTCTCGGCGTTCTACCTCCAGAGCGTGCGCGGCTACAGCGCGCTCCGGTCCGGCCTGCTGATCGTGCCGCTCGCCGCCGCCCAGATGATCTTCGCGCCCCGCGCGCGGCTGGTCGTCGACCGGTTCGGCGCACGGGTCGTCTGCACGGCGGGCATGGTGCTGGTGGCCGGGGGCCTGGCGGCGTTCGCCCTGTTCACGGCGGGCACGCCGGTGTGGGTGCTGTGTGTCGACTACTTCGTGCTCGGTACGGGCATGGCCCACATCATGCCGCCGGTGACCGTGGCGATCATGCAGGCGCTGCCCCGCGAGAAGGCCGGCTCGGGCTCGGCGATCAACAACACCTTCCGCCAGGTGGGCGGCGCGCTGGGCGTCGCGGTCCTGGGGTCGGTGCTGTCCGCCACGTACCGCGGCGACATCGAGAGCCACCTCGGCGCGCTCCCGGCGGGTACGCGGGACGCGGCGGGGGAGTCGATCGAGGCGACGCTGACGGTCGCGGGCAAGCTGGGCCCGGCGGGCGGCCCGCTGGTCGAGTCCGCGCACGACGCGTTCCTGCACGCGATGCACCTGACCGCGCTCGGCTCGGCGGTGGTGGCGCTGATCGGGGTGGCGGTGGTCGCGCTGTTCCTGCCGGGGCGCGCCCCGGGGGAGAAGCTCCCCCAGGCGGACCGTCCTTCGTCCCGGGAGCCGGCGACCCGCAACTGACGGGCGGTGGCGCACGACCGACCGGCGGCGGTACGCGACGGACCGGCAGCGCGCGACGGAGCGGCAGCGCACGACGGACCGCCGGCGCACGACGGACCGCCGGCGCGCGACCGACCGGCGGCGGCGCGCGGTACGGCGATCGGCGTCCATGTCCGCGCCGGTGGGCGAGAATCGGGGGCCGGACAGGTTGGGCCGGGCCGGGACGGGCTCGGGCCGGGCGGCGAGAGGTGGCGTACGTGCGGGACCAGGAGTACGAACAGGGCGGCGAGCACCGGCGCGGACGCCCTCGGAGCGAGGCGGCCGAACGGGCCATCCTGGACGCCGTCGTGTCCCTCCTGGAGGAGGGCGTGCCCCTCGGCACGCTCTCCATCGAGCGCATCGCGCGTACGGCAGGCGTCGGCAAGGCGACCATCTACCGGCGCTGGCAGGGCAAGGAGGCGCTCTTCGTGGACGTCGTGCGGGACATCGAGCCTCCCGAGCCCACCCTCCCCGGCACGTCCGCCCTCGCCGATCTCGCCGTCCTGCTGGAGTCCCTGCGCACGCGCGGCCTCGCCCAGCGTTCCTCGGCCCTCCTCCACAACGTCTTCGCGGAGATGAAGAGCCGGCCCACCCTGTGGGCCGAGTACCGCAGGCTCGTCATCGAACCCCGCCACGAGGCGACGCTCGCGGTGCTCCGCCGCGCCGTCGCCGGGGGGGAGTTGCGCGACGACGTCCCGGTGGACCTGATGAACGACCTGCTGGTCGGCGCCA includes:
- a CDS encoding MFS transporter — its product is MSTPSGAPVAASRIPEAVHRRRWAILGVLMFSLLIVVLDNSILNVAVKTIAAPAPEGIGATQSELEWAINSYTLVFAGLLFTAGLLGDRIGRKKVLLFGIAVFGVGSALAAMSGSPAELIGYRALMGFGAAFVMPATLAVLMNVFERDEQPKAIGIWAGSVGLGIAIGPITGGLLLEHFWWGSIFLVNVPVAAVALIAMVLLVPDSRDPRPGKLDPLGVVLSIIGLVLLVYGIIRGGELADFTEVSVLAPLLGGVAVLAGFVWYEKRSSHPAIDVTYFKKPAFAAAVAAIALVFFALMGVTFFSAFYLQSVRGYSALRSGLLIVPLAAAQMIFAPRARLVVDRFGARVVCTAGMVLVAGGLAAFALFTAGTPVWVLCVDYFVLGTGMAHIMPPVTVAIMQALPREKAGSGSAINNTFRQVGGALGVAVLGSVLSATYRGDIESHLGALPAGTRDAAGESIEATLTVAGKLGPAGGPLVESAHDAFLHAMHLTALGSAVVALIGVAVVALFLPGRAPGEKLPQADRPSSREPATRN
- the panB gene encoding 3-methyl-2-oxobutanoate hydroxymethyltransferase, whose product is MTAQAAHNQQGQQDHRNNRTSPAGRPGDGTKTLYGGTSSRRVTVHDLSAAKERGEKWPMLTAYDAMTASVFDEAGIPVMLVGDSMGNVHLGYETTVPVTLDEMTMLSAAVVRGTKRALIVADLPFGSYQEGPVQALRSATRLLKDAGVGAVKLEGGERSHSQIELLVQAGIPVMGHIGLTPQSVNTLGYRVQGRGEEAAQQMLRDAKAVQDAGAFAVVLELVPAELAAEVTRILHIPTIGIGAGIETDAQVLVYTDMVGLTGGKVPRFTKQYVNLRQTLGDAAKAFADEVVAGTFPQEEHTFH
- a CDS encoding TetR/AcrR family transcriptional regulator, translated to MRDQEYEQGGEHRRGRPRSEAAERAILDAVVSLLEEGVPLGTLSIERIARTAGVGKATIYRRWQGKEALFVDVVRDIEPPEPTLPGTSALADLAVLLESLRTRGLAQRSSALLHNVFAEMKSRPTLWAEYRRLVIEPRHEATLAVLRRAVAGGELRDDVPVDLMNDLLVGAMLVRTLHRPDAPLPEDLAEQIIGAAMGGIGPREA